The following proteins are co-located in the Solanum pennellii chromosome 1, SPENNV200 genome:
- the LOC107008114 gene encoding root phototropism protein 3-like produces MWESENESVSGRDYGNGVHSTSKNGVKTDSFEQKGQSWYVATDIPSDLLVQIEDVTFHLHKYPLLSRSGKMNRIIYESRDAELNKISLNELPGGPEAFELAAKFCYGIAIDLSATNISGLRCAAEYLEMTEDLEEGNLIFKTEAFLSYVVLSSWRDSILVLKSCEKLSPWAENLQIVRRCSESIAWKACANPKGIKWQYTGKPASVSSPSWNQMKDSSPSRNHQVPPDWWFEDVTILRIDHFVRVITAIKVKGMRHELIGASIMQYATKWLPGLIKEGSGLAEDGCNSSNSNGSSSWRGGLHMIIAGSGEEIPTVQAKDQRMIVESLISILPQQKDSVSCSFLLRLLRMANMLKVAPALITELEKRVGMQFEQATLADLLIPSYHKSETMYDIDLVQRLLEHFIIQEQTESSSPSRYPFHDKHMQDGSQRGTNLNAKMRVARLVDSYLTEVSRDRNLSLTKFQVLAEALPDSARTCDDGLYRAIDSYLKAHPTLSEHERKRLCRVMDCQKLSVDACMHAAQNERLPLRVVVQVLFSEQVKISNAIANISLKDEGETHYQPLVSHHKSLLEATPQSFQEGWTAAKKDINTLKFELETVKTKYVELQNDTDNLQRQFDKIAKPKQASAWTAGWKKLSKLTKPTNVETHDISSQIPNAEQTTKPRRWRNSIS; encoded by the exons ATGTGGGAATCAGAAAATGAGTCTGTTAGTGGAAGAGATTATGGCAATGGAGTTCACAGTACTAGCAAGAATGGAGTCAAGACTGATAGTTTTGAGCAAAAAGGACAATCTTG GTATGTAGCAACTGATATCCCAAGTGACCTTTTAGTTCAAATTGAAGATGTAACTTTCCATTTACACAAG tatcctTTGCTTTCTAGAAGTGGGAAAATGAACAGAATCATATATGAATCAAGGGATGCAGAATTGAACAAGATATCTTTGAATGAGTTACCAGGTGGACCTGAGGCATTTGAGCTAGCAGCAAAGTTCTGTTATGGTATTGCTATTGATCTAAGTGCAACCAATATTTCTGGATTAAGATGTGCAGCAGAGTATCTTGAAATGACTGAGGATTTAGAAGAAGGCAACCTTATATTCAAGACTGAAGCTTTTCTCAGCTATGTGGTTTTATCTTCATGGAGAGACTCTATACTGGTGCTAAAGAGCTGTGAAAAGTTATCACCATGGGCTGAAAACCTACAAATCGTTCGAAGATGTAGTGAATCCATTGCATGGAAAGCTTGTGCCAATCCAAAAGGAATAAAATGGCAATATACTGGTAAGCCTGCAAGTGTTTCTAGTCCGAGTTGGAATCAGATGAAGGATTCAAGCCCGAGTAGAAACCACCAAGTACCTCCTGATTGGTGGTTTGAAGATGTTACCATTCTCAGGATTGATCACTTTGTGAGAGTGATTACTGCAATCAAGGTAAAGGGAATGAGACATGAACTGATTGGCGCTTCCATTATGCAGTATGCAACTAAATGGCTGCCAGGTTTAATCAAAGAAGGATCCGGATTGGCGGAAGATGGCTGTAATAGCAGTAATAGTAATGGAAGCAGTAGTTGGAGAGGGGGTCTCCATATGATAATAGCAGGATCAGGAGAAGAAATACCAACTGTCCAGGCCAAAGATCAAAGGATGATTGTTGAAAGCCTAATTAGCATACTCCCACAACAGAAGGACAGTGTTTCATGTAGCTTCCTTCTTCGACTATTGAGGATGGCAAACATGCTTAAAGTGGCTCCAGCTTTGATAACAGAACTGGAGAAACGCGTAGGCATGCAATTTGAGCAGGCTACGTTGGCTGATCTCCTCATACCTTCTTACCATAAAAGTGAAACCATGTATGACATTGATCTCGTCCAGAGGCTTTTGGAACATTTCATAATTCAAGAGCAGACAGAAAGTTCAAGTCCTAGTAGATATCCATTCCACGATAAACATATGCAGGATGGAAGTCAAAGGGGTACAAATCTAAATGCCAAGATGAGGGTGGCAAGGCTCGTTGACAGTTACTTAACAGAAGTATCTAGAGATAGAAATCTTTCCTTGACAAAGTTTCAGGTCTTGGCAGAGGCTTTGCCAGATTCAGCAAGAACATGTGATGATGGACTTTATCGAGCAATTGATTCCTATCTTAAG GCCCATCCAACACTCTCAGAACATGAAAGAAAGAGGCTTTGCAGGGTGATGGATTGCCAGAAACTCTCTGTTGATGCTTGCATGCACGCTGCTCAGAATGAAAGGCTCCCACTACGAGTGGTGGTGCAAGTTCTCTTCTCTGAGCAGGTGAAGATAAGCAATGCAATAGCCAATATCTCTCTCAAAGATGAAGGGGAAACTCACTATCAACCCCTGGTATCACACCATAAGTCATTGCTTGAAGCAACGCCACAATCATTTCAAGAGGGATGGACAGCAGCCAAAAAGGACATCAACACTCTTAAGTTTGAACTAGAGACTGTGAAGACTAAATACGTAGAACTCCAAAATGACACGGATAACTTACAGAGACAGTTCGATAAGATTGCAAAACCAAAACAAGCCTCAGCATGGACTGCAGGTTGGAAAAAGTTGAGCAAGCTCACAAAACCGACAAATGTAGAAACACATGACATCAGTAGTCAGATCCCAAATGCTGAACAGACCACAAAGCCTAGAAGGTGGAGAAATTCCATTTCCTGA
- the LOC107008031 gene encoding transcription factor bHLH143-like: MVTTSELQYYQQDPAWTSPNLSYATTLLQPGHHLGVPSLYTPAICAANAVSPRRSCFVPCLPNSMEVCQNGVNWRPNLVPTKNVYSSDTKCFLPHLIGFKAPPTDASTNPQKRFLICDQSGNQTRFFFSQGRPAEDEIITPKEVFGAYGLHQNENLNVVVEQRSQVKPVIGEKSDESYVNGEESNTLEDTDEINALLFSSDDIEGDEDNDFYGEDDEVTSTDRSPCAKQGCCGCGEHEQQSVELTEEVASSDGTCKRQRLLDGGYKKSSYIDSRWPNDDVEAKCVRGSLPSSGKDKDSSLSTRERKVKIRETLRILESLIPGIKSKDPLLVIDEAINYLKSLRGKAKALGCELPQEYYPPASC; encoded by the coding sequence ATGGTTACAACCAGCGAGCTCCAATATTACCAGCAGGATCCTGCATGGACTTCACCAAATTTGAGTTATGCCACTACACTCTTGCAACCTGGACATCACCTAGGCGTTCCATCTCTGTATACCCCTGCTATATGTGCTGCAAATGCAGTTTCTCCTAGGCGTTCATGCTTTGTACCTTGTTTGCCGAATTCCATGGAAGTCTGTCAGAATGGAGTCAATTGGCGGCCAAACTTAGTTCCCACCAAAAATGTGTATTCAAGTGATACTAAATGCTTTCTGCCTCACTTGATTGGGTTTAAGGCCCCACCAACTGATGCATCTACAAATCCTCAGAAGAGGTTTCTCATTTGTGATCAATCTGGAAATCAAACTAGATTCTTCTTTAGTCAAGGTCGTCCTGCTGAGGATGAAATTATTACACCGAAAGAAGTGTTTGGTGCTTATGGTTTGCATCAAAATGAGAACCTGAATGTTGTAGTAGAGCAAAGATCTCAAGTGAAGCCCGTTATTGGAGAGAAATCGGATGAAAGTTATGTTAATGGTGAAGAAAGTAATACGCTTGAAGATACAGATGAGATCAATGCGTTGCTTTTCTCTTCTGATGACATTGAAGGCGACGAAGATAATGATTTTTATGGTGAGGATGATGAAGTAACTAGCACAGATCGCTCTCCTTGTGCAAAACAGGGGTGCTGCGGCTGCGGTGAGCATGAGCAACAGTCTGTGGAACTTACAGAAGAAGTTGCCAGTTCTGATGGCACATGCAAAAGGCAAAGATTGCTAGATGGTGGGTACAAGAAATCATCATACATAGACTCTAGATGGCCCAATGATGATGTGGAAGCAAAATGTGTTAGAGGCTCTCTTCCTTCTAGTGGGAAGGATAAGGATTCCAGTTTGAGCACTAGGGAAAGGAAAGTTAAAATTCGTGAAACCTTGAGGATTCTTGAGAGCTTGATTCCTGGGATAAAGAGCAAGGACCCATTGTTGGTTATTGATGAAGCAATCAATTACTTGAAGTCTTTGAGGGGTAAAGCCAAAGCCTTAGGATGTGAGCTCCCTCAAGAGTATTATCCCCCAGCCTCTTGTTAA
- the LOC107019273 gene encoding peptidyl-prolyl cis-trans isomerase FKBP12, whose amino-acid sequence MGVEKEVIRAGNGPKPQPGQTVTVHCTGYGKDRDLSQKFWSTKDPGQQPFSFKIGQGKVIKGWDEGVLGMQLGEVARLTCTPDYAYGAGGFPAWGIQPNSVLVFEIEVLGAQ is encoded by the exons ATGGGAGTGGAGAAGGAAGTTATCAGAGCCGGAAATGGCCCCAAACCGCAGCCTGGTCAAACTGTTACCGTCCACTGCACTGGTTACG GGAAAGATAGAGACCTGAGTCAGAAGTTCTGGAG CACTAAGGATCCAGGCCAGCAGCCTTTCTCTTTCAAGATCGGCCAAGGCAAAGTTATCAAAG GATGGGATGAAGGAGTACTGGGCATGCAATTGGGAGAAGTTGCTCGATTAACG TGCACCCCTGATTATGCTTATGGTGCTGGTGGATTTCCAGCATGGGGTATTCAGCCCAACTCAGTTCTGGTTTTTGAGATTGAAGTCCTAGGTGCACAATGA
- the LOC107008192 gene encoding uncharacterized protein LOC107008192, which yields MDFGFVYCPKRGEIKGNHFPELKIGLHQDAVLIIKLPDSRALRIMSRSLFFAMVLFILPSIGSILRGSFDVIDDSYVNSDGRDFNVLHNLFRDLADEGLVKKGHKGLVLSSENDHLIKDLELLNDNVVDLVLDSDMDYKNSIPNETFNFAIAQNEWNSTFIDRVLKIGGIVVTQLSNDPLAELKALANYRIVYIRRFDKTLVGVRKTGVLNAELNSQKKDIVCGSTPEAKKVALKGLEDVLLEPPKRALLKSFSRKMKFLPELLGDSLENYPRRIFISDEKNGVAEWFKRSYPANNQDFEIYNLDVEIQESEQSGDGVALVGTAEWLSKNVKEEDYVVMKAEAEVVEEIIKKKAICLVDELFLHCRNQLEEVDDDEEENGSQKRAYWQCLTLYGKLIDEGVAVHQWWS from the coding sequence ATGGATTTTGGTTTTGTGTATTGCCCCAAAAGGGGGGAAATCAAGGGGAATCATTTTCCCGAGTTGAAAATTGGGTTGCATCAAGACGCCGTTTTGATTATTAAGCTACCAGATTCGAGGGCTTTAAGGATTATGTCACGGTCTTTGTTCTTTGCAATGGTTCTTTTCATATTGCCGTCAATTGGGTCCATTCTAAGAGGCTCATTCGATGTAATTGACGATTCTTATGTGAATTCTGATGGGAGGGACTTCAATGTGTTGCATAATCTTTTTCGTGATTTGGCAGATGAAGGCCTTGTTAAGAAGGGGCATAAAGGACTTGTTTTGAGTTCTGAGAATGATCATCTGATCAAAGATTTGGAATTGTTGAATGACAATGTGGTTGATTTGGTGCTTGATTCGGATATGGATTACAAGAATTCGATTCCAAATGAGACATTCAATTTTGCAATTGCTCAGAATGAATGGAACAGTACGTTCATTGACCGTGTACTCAAGATTGGTGGCATTGTTGTAACTCAACTCAGCAATGATCCTTTAGCTGAGCTTAAAGCTCTAGCAAACTACAGAATCGTGTATATTCGACGATTTGACAAGACTTTGGTGGGAGTTAGGAAAACTGGGGTACTAAATGCTGAACTGAATTCACAGAAAAAGGACATTGTTTGTGGAAGCACACCTGAGGCTAAAAAAGTTGCATTGAAAGGATTAGAGGATGTGTTGCTTGAACCGCCAAAAAGGGCATTGCTGAAATCATTTTCAAGGAAGATGAAGTTTCTTCCTGAGTTGTTAGGTGATTCTCTTGAGAATTACCCTCGAAGAATCTTCATTTCTGATGAGAAAAATGGGGTAGCAGAATGGTTTAAGAGGAGCTACCCTGCAAATAATCAAGATTTCGAGATTTACAACTTGGATGTTGAAATCCAAGAGTCAGAGCAATCAGGGGATGGAGTAGCCTTAGTTGGGACAGCAGAATGGTTGAGCAAAAATGTTAAGGAAGAAGACTACGTTGTGATGAAGGCTGAAGCAGAAGTGGTTGAGGAAATAATCAAGAAGAAAGCAATATGTTTGGTAGATGAGTTGTTCTTGCACTGCAGAAACCAATTAGAAGaagttgatgatgatgaagaggAAAATGGAAGCCAAAAGAGGGCTTATTGGCAATGTTTGACATTGTATGGGAAGTTAATAGATGAAGGTGTTGCAGTGCACCAATGGTGGAGTTGA
- the LOC107004523 gene encoding uncharacterized protein LOC107004523, whose translation MLIMFLFPYILLYNLPKTPAHILNNKKSSIFLQQQTMAKINVMIAVVVLVVSVMSIEQATAARRLQQFGGFPMPTTPSTGGGFPSFPMPTTPSTGGGFPSFPMPTTPGFPTPSTGGGGFGGLPTIPFPPFPNTPADATQTTTP comes from the coding sequence ATGCTCATTATGTTTCTATTCCCATACATACTACTATATAACTTACCCAAAACCCCTGCACATATACTTAACAACAAAAAGAGTAGTATTTTTTTACAACAACAAACAATGGCGAAGATAAATGTCATGATAGCCGTTGTCGTGCTTGTTGTATCAGTCATGTCAATTGAGCAAGCCACAGCAGCTCGACGTCTTCAGCAATTTGGTGGTTTCCCTATGCCTACTACTCCATCAACTGGTGGTGGTTTCCCCTCATTTCCTATGCCTACGACTCCATCAACTGGTGGTGGTTTCCCCTCATTTCCTATGCCTACTACTCCAGGTTTTCCTACTCCATCAACTGGTGGCGGCGGCTTTGGTGGGCTGCCTACTATTCCATTTCCCCCATTCCCCAACACTCCAGCTGATGCCACACAAACCACTACTCCTTGA